The genomic interval GATCGGTTCGTCGGCCGCCGATGAATATATTTCAACCATAAACTAATCGGCGCGTCAAATACGCACGCCGGCGCCCGCGAGGCGCATCGCGCTGCAACAGCGCGCACGGCCGTTTTTCAGGGGTCTGTGATGAAGGATTTGGCGGATGCGGGCGAAATTGTATGCAGCAACATTTTTTTCTGACAGCCCCGTGACACCTGTTGACGGAGCCACGGATATTACTTTAGGCTTTAAGTAATCCTCCACCGGTCGGGAGCCGGTGGCCATGACAATGATGTTGCAGGGCACCGATTTTGAGAAACTCAATCGTGTGGGTAGTCGCCGGGCCGGGACAGGCGGCAGCAGCGTCGCCAGTCGCACATCGCGATTTTGGCAACGACCTTTCATCGCTTCGCAAATCGTCCGGTCTACGCCGATGCGTCAGCCATTCGAGCGGCCAGCGTCGCCATGGCTGCTGACATCAAGCGAAACGAACTCCTTTTGGCCTCGCCTGTTGTTCGGCGCTGCAGCAACGCTTTCATACCCTTTTATCAACGGAGGAGAACGCATATGCGCAAGACTCTGAGCTTCCTCGCACTTGCCGCCGGCGTGCTGGCGGCGCCGGCCGCGCAGGCCGACATCACGATCGGCTTCGTGACCTCGCTGAGCGGCAACGGCTCATCGATCGGCATTCCCTACGGGCGCGGCATCAATGCCGCCTATGAATACAAGAAGACGATCGGCGGCGAGACCGTCCGCCTGATCCAGCTCGATGACGGCTCGGATCCGTCGGCCGCCACTCGCAATGCGCGCAAGCTCGTCGAGGAAGAGAAGGTCGACCTCCTCATCGGTACGGCCACTGCCCCCTCCACCATCGCCATGGCCGCCGTTGCGAGCGAGCTGAAGGTGCCGATGATTGCGGTCTCCCCGATCGGCAAGCTGCCGGAATCGCCGGAGCAGTGGGTCGTCTCGGTGCCGCAGCCGGCCTCGCTGCTGGTCAAGATCGTCGCCGATCGCATGAAGCGCGATAAGATGAAGAACATCGGCTACATCGGCTTCTCCGATGCCTGGGGCGATCTCGTCTACAACGGCGCCAAGGCGGCCGAAACCGTCGACGACATCAAGATCCAGACCAACGAACGCTACGCCCGCACCGACACCTCGGTGACCGCGCAGATCCTCA from Bradyrhizobium arachidis carries:
- a CDS encoding ABC transporter substrate-binding protein, whose amino-acid sequence is MRKTLSFLALAAGVLAAPAAQADITIGFVTSLSGNGSSIGIPYGRGINAAYEYKKTIGGETVRLIQLDDGSDPSAATRNARKLVEEEKVDLLIGTATAPSTIAMAAVASELKVPMIAVSPIGKLPESPEQWVVSVPQPASLLVKIVADRMKRDKMKNIGYIGFSDAWGDLVYNGAKAAETVDDIKIQTNERYARTDTSVTAQILKVMAPRPDAVLIGGSGTQGALPLLTLAERGFKGNTYGTVALVNPDFVNVGGKAADGIQVSAGPVIVAEQLPDDHFAKKIALDFRAVYQKTHNIPTTDGFSAYSFDAWLIFANAAERALKTAKPGTAEFRAALRDAILSTKELPGVHAVYNFKPGAVTGVDERALVVVRLTGGAWKYAP